The following are encoded in a window of Ranitomeya variabilis isolate aRanVar5 chromosome 8, aRanVar5.hap1, whole genome shotgun sequence genomic DNA:
- the LOC143788806 gene encoding protein kinase C theta type-like: MVKVKNLSVDYKQSANMEKEEFVGRKRERKRRHVDSSTDEKSSIQRPKRMGRKIRKADSGRKTSPTPEMERVDEDVIAQCEGLKNRRHFNSSADEKSSIKAPKRKGKKRKNPDAGQKMSPTPEMDRVDEDVIVQSKGPKYRRIGLDCAEEGKTPIIKTNIQEKKDLQKDPGGSGGSGVRPSSSIIISHSIMDRLLFHHVIGVGSFGKVLMAEDTLTRKEFAVKIIGKTALLAGGDRLDVMVERRVLQLASGSPFLVHSAFAFQTKMNVLFGMEYMRCGDFHQLLERNGPLDIASARFYTAELVCGIQFLHSRGVIHR; this comes from the exons ATGGTGAAGGTGAAGAATCTGTCTGTGGATTATAAGCAAAGCGCTAATATGGAGAAAGAAGAGTTTgtagggaggaagagagagaggaaaAGAAGACACGTGGATTCATCCACTGATGAAAAGTCTTCAATTCAAAGACCAAAAAGGATGGGACGCAAGATTAGAAAAGCAGACTCAGGACGGAAGACGTCTCCCACCCCAGAAATGGAGCGAGTGGATGAGGACGTCATTGCCCAATGTGAGGGGCTAAAGAACAGAAGACACTTCAACTCATCGGCTGATGAGAAGTCTTCAATCAAAGCGCCCAAAAGGAAGGGCAAAAAGAGGAAGAATCCAGACGCAGGACAGAAGATGTCTCCCACCCCAGAGATGGACCGAGTGGATGAAGACGTCATTGTCCAGAGTAAAGGACCAAAGTACAGAAGAATCGGCCTGGACTGTGCAGAGGAAGGAAAGACACCAATTATTAAGACCAACATTCAGGAAAAAAAAGACCTGCAGAAGGACCCAGGAGGCTCAG GAGGCAGCGGTGTTCGGCCATCCAGCTCCATCATAATCTCTCATTCCATCATGGATAGATTATTATTCCACCATGTGATCGGAGTTGGAAGCTTTGGAAAGGTCCTGATGGCGGAAGATACTTTAACCCGCAAAGAATTTGCAGTGAAGATCATCGGCAAAACAGCCCTGCTGGCCGGAGgggataggctggatgtgatggtgGAGAGGCGAGTTCTGCAGCTGGCATCTGGAAGCCCCTTCCTCGTCCACTCAGCCTTCGCATTTCAGACCAAG ATGAATGTTTTATTTGGCATGGAGTACATGAGATGTGGGGACTTTCACCAACTTCTAGAAAGGAATGGGCCACTAGACATCGCCAGTGCCAG ATTCTATACCGCCGAACTGGTGTGTGGGATCCAGTTCCTCCATTCTAGAGGCGTCATCCACAGGTAA
- the LOC143787432 gene encoding uncharacterized protein LOC143787432: MAPEILDMQEYNAGVDWFSLGVIINQMLTSFTIYNPAVFDESSSGAKDIIEQLLQEDPDQRLGVHGEIREHLFFQRIDWVSVEALRMAPPYIPVPTKPNPRFRAFKKFRAFPFFN; this comes from the exons ATGGCTCCTGAG ATCCTGGACATGCAGGAGTATAACGCCGGAGTAGACTGGTTCTCGCTTGGAGTCATCATAAACCAGATGCTGACCAGTTTTACTATCTACAATCCCGCAGTGTTTGATGAGTCCTCCTCCGGCGCCAAGGACATCATTGAACAG CTCCTGCAGGAAGATCCTGATCAGCGACTAGGAGTCCATGGTGAGATCCGAGAACACCTCTTCTTCCAGCGAATCGATTGGGTCTCTGTGGAAGCCCTTAGGATGGCCCCACCGTACATCCCTGTA ccaACTAAGCCTAATCCCAGGTTCCGTGCTTTTAAGAAGTTcagagcgtttccatttttcaactAA